One genomic region from Leptolyngbyaceae cyanobacterium JSC-12 encodes:
- a CDS encoding arabinose efflux permease family protein (IMG reference gene:2510098338~PFAM: Major Facilitator Superfamily) has protein sequence MEQAQTIQLERQGFWVLSLTLFIVAYNVSVLPAIMPAIVRDFNSSIGSIQSILVLFSLIMASFAPTTENLCRFYGRTRVFFTGLTLYGVGITLTTLSPTIGLMAISFAVLTGLAATPLISTPWTIADLAYEGKAEEQAAVLLIVASALGSLSGALLGGYIAFNVGWRWAFVPSLGVLLLIFRFQRSLPKLLVRCEQPIDWMGGLLSFLGLGSILTGISLAGEFGWWEPRRIFAVAGVVLPPFALSIAPTLIAVGVILLGLFIFWQRRQANRSLASVFRVGLLRKPRFVLGMFTAMLHTMVTAGLQFNLYQFLPIVLALNPFQTALTVIPYNVTMIISIVVVLKLLTLERRFPPKYIIYSGLILLATGIGWLYRCMHLRVTSLELMPGLIIMGVGSGLFLAYISRLTYAATLPEEKPEGSGIYNPIQNLGNSLGRGILGTTLVYFASRDIVDGVLQQLGKSIEPAQRSQLIAELQGVIQTLSKAEVRSAIAAQVSPSIRPLLQSIGLEAATSAMRSSLLVALIVTGVCFLLATTLPKRPSRFS, from the coding sequence ATGGAGCAGGCGCAAACGATTCAACTAGAGCGTCAAGGCTTTTGGGTACTCAGCCTGACTTTGTTCATCGTTGCCTATAACGTTAGCGTTTTGCCTGCTATCATGCCCGCGATTGTGCGTGATTTCAATTCCAGCATCGGCAGCATTCAAAGTATTCTGGTGTTATTTTCCTTGATCATGGCTTCTTTCGCGCCAACGACAGAAAATTTATGTCGCTTTTATGGGCGAACTCGCGTCTTTTTCACTGGCTTAACTTTGTATGGCGTTGGGATTACTTTGACTACCTTGAGTCCAACGATTGGACTGATGGCTATCAGCTTTGCAGTTTTAACCGGGCTAGCAGCAACGCCCCTCATTAGCACTCCCTGGACGATCGCGGATCTGGCTTACGAGGGGAAAGCAGAAGAACAAGCTGCCGTCTTGCTAATTGTTGCTTCAGCGCTGGGGAGTTTGTCGGGTGCCTTACTGGGTGGCTACATCGCGTTTAACGTCGGTTGGCGATGGGCATTTGTTCCTTCGTTGGGGGTTCTGCTTCTGATTTTTCGATTCCAGCGATCGCTGCCCAAATTGCTTGTTCGCTGTGAGCAGCCCATTGACTGGATGGGAGGCTTACTTTCATTTTTAGGACTGGGATCGATTTTGACAGGCATTAGTTTAGCAGGCGAGTTTGGCTGGTGGGAGCCGAGGCGTATATTCGCAGTTGCAGGGGTTGTGTTGCCGCCGTTTGCACTCTCAATTGCACCAACGCTCATTGCCGTAGGGGTGATCCTTCTGGGGTTGTTCATTTTTTGGCAGCGACGGCAGGCTAACCGATCTCTAGCTTCAGTATTTCGCGTTGGTCTCTTGCGAAAGCCAAGATTTGTGTTGGGGATGTTTACCGCGATGTTGCATACGATGGTAACGGCTGGCTTGCAATTTAATCTTTATCAGTTTTTACCGATTGTGCTGGCGTTGAACCCGTTCCAAACGGCACTTACCGTAATTCCCTATAACGTAACGATGATTATTTCAATCGTTGTGGTGTTGAAGCTTTTGACCTTAGAACGACGCTTTCCGCCGAAATATATTATTTACAGCGGGCTGATTTTGCTAGCGACTGGCATTGGGTGGCTGTATCGTTGTATGCATCTCCGGGTAACCTCCCTGGAATTAATGCCTGGCTTGATCATCATGGGAGTTGGGTCAGGGTTGTTTTTGGCTTACATTAGTCGCTTGACCTATGCTGCTACGTTACCAGAAGAAAAGCCAGAAGGCTCTGGTATTTACAATCCCATTCAAAATTTGGGTAATTCTCTAGGAAGAGGGATTCTTGGCACAACATTGGTATACTTCGCCTCGCGTGACATTGTGGATGGTGTTTTACAGCAATTGGGAAAAAGCATCGAACCAGCACAGCGCAGTCAGCTTATTGCTGAATTGCAAGGAGTGATTCAAACCTTATCCAAGGCAGAAGTTAGAAGCGCGATCGCTGCACAGGTATCGCCATCCATCCGACCACTTCTTCAATCAATTGGGTTGGAAGCCGCAACTTCAGCAATGCGAAGCTCTTTGTTAGTAGCACTCATTGTAACGGGAGTTTGCTTCCTGTTAGCTACCACGCTTCCTAAACGTCCTTCCCGCTTTTCTTAG